In a single window of the Biomphalaria glabrata chromosome 5, xgBioGlab47.1, whole genome shotgun sequence genome:
- the LOC106064976 gene encoding cytochrome P450 10-like isoform X2, with amino-acid sequence MVKILPFSKVPGPRGLPVIGTLFEYLKKDGLKFNKMFEVYRQRALEYGNIFKERVGPMHHVVISCPVEYSKVINAEGKYPVRIQMLPIAHYRKLRGLDLGLVNAQGEEWYKTRTIVSKKMLKLSEVLRFSEEMGQVADDFVTRLDTATNSLGEVPGLEYELFKWTLESIGTFLFEERIGCLGDKPTPIAHSFLENVEGFFRTLQPLLFDVPVYRVWPTDTWRQFEHYADNIMSIGTFLVHKSLEESASSSAFINYLANDCHMATQEITGLVVDLLSAAVETTSAATLWSLYNLAQNPHVQENILQEINDVKVKNGGTITAEQMSKLPLVRAVVKETLRLYPITFATSRYLPEDIVLSGYNIPAGNHIQANLYGMYHDSSLFPKPESFLPERWMKTSDVQMDPIVKSTSQLVWGHGARMCIGRRIAEQEMHIVLSKIVEKFQLSYQHDDLEPVLSTMMVPDRPVKIKFTARH; translated from the exons ATGGTGAAAATTCTTCCATTTAGTAAAGTTCCTGGCCCCCGAGGCTTACCCGTCATTGGAACATTGTTTGAGTACTTAAAGAAAGATGGGTTAAAGttcaacaaaatgtttgaa GTTTACAGACAACGTGCACTAGAATATGGGAACATTTTCAAAGAACGAGTCGGTCCTATGCATCACGTGGTCATCAGCTGCCCTGTAGAATACAGCAAGGTGATCAATGCTGAAGGCAAATATCCCGTCAGGATACAGATGTTGCCTATTGCACACTATAGAAAACTAAGAGGCCTTGACCTTGGCTTAGTTAATGC tCAAGGGGAAGAATGGTACAAGACTAGAACCATCGTAAGCAAAAAGATGCTGAAACTGTCCGAGGTGCTGAGATTTAGCGAAGAGATGGGGCAAGTGGCAGACGACTTCGTCACCAGACTTGATACTGCAACAAACTCACTAGGAGAAGTTCCAGGCCTGGAATACGAACTTTTTAAATGGACCTTagaat CCATAGGTACATTTCTGTTCGAAGAACGCATTGGTTGCCTTGGAGATAAGCCCACGCCTATAGCTCACAGTTTCCTTGAGAATGTAGAGGGCTTCTTCAGGACCCTCCAGCCCCTTCTGTTTGACGTGCCTGTCTATCGAGTATGGCCTACCGACACCTGGAGACAGTTTGAACACTACGCTGACAACATCATGAGCATAGGCACATTCTTAGTTCATAAG TCTCTTGAAGAAAGTGCTTCTAGTTCAGCATTTATCAACTATCTGGCCAATGACTGTCACATGGCAACACAAGAAATTACTGGATTGGTTGTTGACCTTCTATCTGCTGCTGTGGAAACG ACGTCTGCAGCTACTTTGTGGTCCTTGTACAACTTGGCTCAAAATCCCCAtgttcaagaaaacattttgcaaGAGATCAACGACGTCAAGGTGAAGAATGGAGGCACCATCACGGCAGAACAGATGAGTAAACTCCCTTTGGTCAGGGCCGTGGTTAAAGAAACACTCCGCCTCTACCCCATCACATTCGCCACCAGCAGATATCTGCCAGAAGACATCGTTCTGAGCGGGTACAACATACCAGCAGGG AACCATATCCAAGCCAACCTGTATGGCATGTACCACGACTCCAGTCTGTTCCCTAAACCTGAAAGCTTCCTGCCAGAACGTTGGATGAAGACGAGCGATGTCCAAATGGATCCTATAGTAAAGTCCACGTCACAGCTGGTCTGGGGACATGGTGCCCGCATGTGTATCG GACGACGAATCGCTGAACAAGAGATGCACATCGTCTTAAGCAAA ATCGTTGAAAAATTCCAGCTGAGTTATCAGCATGATGACTTAGAGCCTGTACTAAGTACTATGATGGTTCCAGACAGACCTGTGAAAATTAAGTTCACTGCCAGACATTAA
- the LOC106064976 gene encoding cytochrome P450 10-like isoform X1: protein MFQVIKISSQTAIHQTDATLGIVKRYWTPKKITSEHTLQNLILADDQLSRHTSQCPVRDYVSQVTQITEDSTPMVKILPFSKVPGPRGLPVIGTLFEYLKKDGLKFNKMFEVYRQRALEYGNIFKERVGPMHHVVISCPVEYSKVINAEGKYPVRIQMLPIAHYRKLRGLDLGLVNAQGEEWYKTRTIVSKKMLKLSEVLRFSEEMGQVADDFVTRLDTATNSLGEVPGLEYELFKWTLESIGTFLFEERIGCLGDKPTPIAHSFLENVEGFFRTLQPLLFDVPVYRVWPTDTWRQFEHYADNIMSIGTFLVHKSLEESASSSAFINYLANDCHMATQEITGLVVDLLSAAVETTSAATLWSLYNLAQNPHVQENILQEINDVKVKNGGTITAEQMSKLPLVRAVVKETLRLYPITFATSRYLPEDIVLSGYNIPAGNHIQANLYGMYHDSSLFPKPESFLPERWMKTSDVQMDPIVKSTSQLVWGHGARMCIGRRIAEQEMHIVLSKIVEKFQLSYQHDDLEPVLSTMMVPDRPVKIKFTARH, encoded by the exons ATGTTCCAGGTTATCAAAATCAGCTCCCAAACAGCCATTCATCAGACAGATGCCACTTTGGGCATTGTAAAACGTTACTGGACGCCAAAGAAAATAACTTCTGAACACACTTTACAGAACTTGATCTTAGCAGACGATCAG CTGAGTCGTCACACCAGTCAATGCCCCGTGAGAGATTATGTCAGTCAAGTAACTCAAATTACAGAAGACTCCACACCAATGGTGAAAATTCTTCCATTTAGTAAAGTTCCTGGCCCCCGAGGCTTACCCGTCATTGGAACATTGTTTGAGTACTTAAAGAAAGATGGGTTAAAGttcaacaaaatgtttgaa GTTTACAGACAACGTGCACTAGAATATGGGAACATTTTCAAAGAACGAGTCGGTCCTATGCATCACGTGGTCATCAGCTGCCCTGTAGAATACAGCAAGGTGATCAATGCTGAAGGCAAATATCCCGTCAGGATACAGATGTTGCCTATTGCACACTATAGAAAACTAAGAGGCCTTGACCTTGGCTTAGTTAATGC tCAAGGGGAAGAATGGTACAAGACTAGAACCATCGTAAGCAAAAAGATGCTGAAACTGTCCGAGGTGCTGAGATTTAGCGAAGAGATGGGGCAAGTGGCAGACGACTTCGTCACCAGACTTGATACTGCAACAAACTCACTAGGAGAAGTTCCAGGCCTGGAATACGAACTTTTTAAATGGACCTTagaat CCATAGGTACATTTCTGTTCGAAGAACGCATTGGTTGCCTTGGAGATAAGCCCACGCCTATAGCTCACAGTTTCCTTGAGAATGTAGAGGGCTTCTTCAGGACCCTCCAGCCCCTTCTGTTTGACGTGCCTGTCTATCGAGTATGGCCTACCGACACCTGGAGACAGTTTGAACACTACGCTGACAACATCATGAGCATAGGCACATTCTTAGTTCATAAG TCTCTTGAAGAAAGTGCTTCTAGTTCAGCATTTATCAACTATCTGGCCAATGACTGTCACATGGCAACACAAGAAATTACTGGATTGGTTGTTGACCTTCTATCTGCTGCTGTGGAAACG ACGTCTGCAGCTACTTTGTGGTCCTTGTACAACTTGGCTCAAAATCCCCAtgttcaagaaaacattttgcaaGAGATCAACGACGTCAAGGTGAAGAATGGAGGCACCATCACGGCAGAACAGATGAGTAAACTCCCTTTGGTCAGGGCCGTGGTTAAAGAAACACTCCGCCTCTACCCCATCACATTCGCCACCAGCAGATATCTGCCAGAAGACATCGTTCTGAGCGGGTACAACATACCAGCAGGG AACCATATCCAAGCCAACCTGTATGGCATGTACCACGACTCCAGTCTGTTCCCTAAACCTGAAAGCTTCCTGCCAGAACGTTGGATGAAGACGAGCGATGTCCAAATGGATCCTATAGTAAAGTCCACGTCACAGCTGGTCTGGGGACATGGTGCCCGCATGTGTATCG GACGACGAATCGCTGAACAAGAGATGCACATCGTCTTAAGCAAA ATCGTTGAAAAATTCCAGCTGAGTTATCAGCATGATGACTTAGAGCCTGTACTAAGTACTATGATGGTTCCAGACAGACCTGTGAAAATTAAGTTCACTGCCAGACATTAA
- the LOC106064976 gene encoding cytochrome P450 10-like isoform X3 translates to MFQVIKISSQTAIHQTDATLGIVKRYWTPKKITSEHTLQNLILADDQLSRHTSQCPVRDYVSQVTQITEDSTPMVKILPFSKVPGPRGLPVIGTLFEYLKKDGLKFNKMFEVYRQRALEYGNIFKERVGPMHHVVISCPVEYSKVINAEGKYPVRIQMLPIAHYRKLRGLDLGLVNAQGEEWYKTRTIVSKKMLKLSEVLRFSEEMGQVADDFVTRLDTATNSLGEVPGLEYELFKWTLESIGTFLFEERIGCLGDKPTPIAHSFLENVEGFFRTLQPLLFDVPVYRVWPTDTWRQFEHYADNIMSIGTFLVHKSLEESASSSAFINYLANDCHMATQEITGLVVDLLSAAVETNHIQANLYGMYHDSSLFPKPESFLPERWMKTSDVQMDPIVKSTSQLVWGHGARMCIGRRIAEQEMHIVLSKIVEKFQLSYQHDDLEPVLSTMMVPDRPVKIKFTARH, encoded by the exons ATGTTCCAGGTTATCAAAATCAGCTCCCAAACAGCCATTCATCAGACAGATGCCACTTTGGGCATTGTAAAACGTTACTGGACGCCAAAGAAAATAACTTCTGAACACACTTTACAGAACTTGATCTTAGCAGACGATCAG CTGAGTCGTCACACCAGTCAATGCCCCGTGAGAGATTATGTCAGTCAAGTAACTCAAATTACAGAAGACTCCACACCAATGGTGAAAATTCTTCCATTTAGTAAAGTTCCTGGCCCCCGAGGCTTACCCGTCATTGGAACATTGTTTGAGTACTTAAAGAAAGATGGGTTAAAGttcaacaaaatgtttgaa GTTTACAGACAACGTGCACTAGAATATGGGAACATTTTCAAAGAACGAGTCGGTCCTATGCATCACGTGGTCATCAGCTGCCCTGTAGAATACAGCAAGGTGATCAATGCTGAAGGCAAATATCCCGTCAGGATACAGATGTTGCCTATTGCACACTATAGAAAACTAAGAGGCCTTGACCTTGGCTTAGTTAATGC tCAAGGGGAAGAATGGTACAAGACTAGAACCATCGTAAGCAAAAAGATGCTGAAACTGTCCGAGGTGCTGAGATTTAGCGAAGAGATGGGGCAAGTGGCAGACGACTTCGTCACCAGACTTGATACTGCAACAAACTCACTAGGAGAAGTTCCAGGCCTGGAATACGAACTTTTTAAATGGACCTTagaat CCATAGGTACATTTCTGTTCGAAGAACGCATTGGTTGCCTTGGAGATAAGCCCACGCCTATAGCTCACAGTTTCCTTGAGAATGTAGAGGGCTTCTTCAGGACCCTCCAGCCCCTTCTGTTTGACGTGCCTGTCTATCGAGTATGGCCTACCGACACCTGGAGACAGTTTGAACACTACGCTGACAACATCATGAGCATAGGCACATTCTTAGTTCATAAG TCTCTTGAAGAAAGTGCTTCTAGTTCAGCATTTATCAACTATCTGGCCAATGACTGTCACATGGCAACACAAGAAATTACTGGATTGGTTGTTGACCTTCTATCTGCTGCTGTGGAAACG AACCATATCCAAGCCAACCTGTATGGCATGTACCACGACTCCAGTCTGTTCCCTAAACCTGAAAGCTTCCTGCCAGAACGTTGGATGAAGACGAGCGATGTCCAAATGGATCCTATAGTAAAGTCCACGTCACAGCTGGTCTGGGGACATGGTGCCCGCATGTGTATCG GACGACGAATCGCTGAACAAGAGATGCACATCGTCTTAAGCAAA ATCGTTGAAAAATTCCAGCTGAGTTATCAGCATGATGACTTAGAGCCTGTACTAAGTACTATGATGGTTCCAGACAGACCTGTGAAAATTAAGTTCACTGCCAGACATTAA